Proteins from a single region of Ensifer adhaerens:
- a CDS encoding glycosyltransferase encodes MKIMHFHFGKDGGAERFFVHLVNALGERGVEQTSVIRPGRIWRKDIEGATRIIESNFRNLSLDRILLPMKVSSMARREKPDALFAWMPRASRLMPNYKGCIKISRLGDYPLRLDYFRNTDCLVCNTPGIAEHVRKIGWKRDVEVISNFTGTDRVAPVSRATLDTPENVPVVMSMGRFVPRKGFHTLIQAIAKVPDAYLWLVGDGEERGNLEKLAADLGVSKRVRFAGWQKDTRPFLAASDIFVMASSHEPLGNVILEAWAQGTPVVSSRSEGPQWFMRDGENGLMVDIGDADGFAQAIDRIASDTSLGDRLAERGHETLMNQFSKQAITDAYLKLFASKR; translated from the coding sequence ATGAAAATCATGCACTTTCATTTCGGCAAGGACGGCGGCGCAGAGCGCTTCTTCGTTCATCTGGTGAATGCGCTTGGCGAGCGCGGCGTCGAGCAGACCTCGGTCATCCGGCCCGGACGCATCTGGCGGAAGGATATCGAAGGTGCGACACGCATCATCGAAAGCAATTTCCGCAACCTGTCGCTCGACCGGATCCTATTGCCGATGAAGGTCAGCAGCATGGCGCGCCGCGAGAAGCCGGACGCGCTCTTTGCCTGGATGCCGCGCGCGAGCCGGTTGATGCCGAACTACAAGGGCTGCATCAAGATTTCCCGGCTTGGCGATTATCCGCTGCGCCTCGACTATTTCCGCAACACGGATTGCCTCGTGTGCAACACGCCGGGCATTGCCGAGCATGTGCGCAAGATCGGCTGGAAACGCGACGTCGAGGTGATCTCCAACTTCACCGGGACGGACCGCGTCGCGCCAGTCAGTCGCGCCACGCTCGATACGCCGGAGAATGTGCCGGTCGTCATGTCGATGGGGCGGTTCGTTCCGCGCAAGGGCTTCCACACGCTGATCCAGGCCATCGCCAAGGTACCGGACGCCTATCTCTGGCTGGTCGGCGACGGCGAAGAACGTGGAAATCTGGAAAAGCTGGCGGCCGATCTCGGCGTTTCGAAGCGCGTGCGCTTTGCGGGCTGGCAGAAGGATACGCGTCCCTTCCTCGCCGCTTCGGACATTTTCGTCATGGCATCGAGCCATGAGCCGCTCGGCAATGTCATCCTCGAGGCCTGGGCCCAGGGGACGCCCGTCGTCTCCAGCCGTTCGGAAGGACCGCAATGGTTCATGCGCGACGGCGAGAACGGCTTGATGGTCGATATCGGCGATGCCGATGGCTTCGCCCAGGCGATCGACCGCATCGCGAGCGACACGTCGCTTGGCGACCGCCTTGCCGAACGCGGCCACGAGACACTGATGAACCAGTTCTCGAAGCAGGCTATTACCGACGCCTATTTGAAGCTCTTCGCTTCGAAGCGCTGA
- a CDS encoding glycosyltransferase family 2 protein — protein MSKLPLSAFIICQNEEAYLGNCIESLEQCAEIVIVDSGSTDGTPALVQSYIDKGWPIRFLHEPWRGYAGQKQFALDQCTQPWCLNIDSDERLDEPLKALLPSLLDAPAETVGWRVARRPYLIGYGYTPERVHERRNLRLIRQGRGRYDLNQKVHEGIVPDGAVGAARKGSLLHYRPLIIDEQILKENKYSTLKADQQFAAGKSARPYKMLFSPPLYFYRLYFRNGLWRCGFPGFIEAMTGAVYAFLTAAKIYQRHALKRRPNHDDMERRQTSP, from the coding sequence ATGAGCAAGCTTCCGCTTTCCGCCTTCATCATCTGCCAGAACGAAGAAGCCTATCTCGGCAATTGTATCGAGAGCCTCGAGCAATGCGCGGAAATCGTCATCGTCGACTCCGGGTCGACCGACGGCACGCCGGCACTCGTGCAGTCCTATATCGACAAGGGCTGGCCGATCCGCTTCCTGCATGAGCCGTGGCGGGGCTATGCCGGCCAGAAGCAGTTCGCGCTTGATCAATGCACGCAGCCGTGGTGCCTCAATATAGATTCCGACGAGCGCCTCGACGAACCGCTGAAGGCATTGCTGCCATCGCTGCTCGACGCACCGGCAGAGACAGTCGGCTGGCGCGTGGCCCGCAGGCCGTATCTGATCGGCTACGGCTACACGCCCGAGCGCGTGCACGAGCGGCGGAACCTCAGGCTGATCCGTCAGGGCAGGGGGCGCTACGACCTCAACCAGAAGGTCCATGAGGGTATCGTTCCGGACGGTGCCGTCGGCGCCGCGCGCAAGGGCAGCCTGCTGCATTACCGGCCGCTGATCATCGACGAGCAGATCCTCAAGGAAAACAAATACTCGACGCTGAAGGCAGATCAGCAGTTTGCGGCCGGAAAGTCCGCACGCCCCTACAAGATGTTGTTCAGCCCACCGCTCTATTTCTATCGGCTCTATTTCCGCAACGGCCTTTGGCGCTGCGGCTTTCCGGGCTTCATCGAAGCGATGACGGGGGCGGTCTACGCCTTCCTGACCGCAGCCAAGATCTATCAGAGGCACGCGCTGAAGCGCCGTCCGAACCATGACGACATGGAACGGCGCCAGACCAGCCCGTGA
- a CDS encoding Lrp/AsnC family transcriptional regulator produces MTKQVELDAIDLKILRELQRDGRMTNVDLAQRVGISAPPCLRRVRKLEETGVIKGYHALLNAPALGFDLVAFCMVGLKRQSEADLKAFAAATAEWQIVRQAWTVSGESDFLLHCVAENLTTFQDFVIEVLTANERVDTVRTMLTIRQVKDIGLVQI; encoded by the coding sequence ATGACGAAACAAGTCGAGCTCGACGCAATCGATCTCAAGATCCTTCGCGAGCTCCAGCGTGATGGCCGGATGACCAATGTCGATCTCGCCCAACGGGTCGGCATCTCCGCGCCGCCCTGCCTCAGGCGCGTGCGCAAGCTCGAGGAAACGGGCGTCATCAAGGGGTATCATGCGCTCTTGAACGCACCGGCGCTCGGCTTCGACCTGGTCGCCTTCTGCATGGTGGGCCTCAAGCGCCAGTCGGAAGCCGATCTCAAGGCCTTCGCCGCGGCCACCGCCGAATGGCAGATCGTCCGCCAGGCCTGGACGGTTTCCGGCGAAAGCGACTTTTTGCTGCATTGTGTCGCCGAGAATCTGACGACTTTCCAGGACTTCGTCATCGAAGTGCTGACGGCCAACGAACGGGTCGACACCGTGCGCACGATGCTGACCATTCGCCAGGTCAAGGATATCGGCCTCGTACAGATCTAA